A genomic stretch from Caballeronia sp. LZ062 includes:
- the malQ gene encoding 4-alpha-glucanotransferase: MTAANQGKSKRPRSPIETLAERAGFEVEWQDAHKKTQRVPENTLRILLEKLGLPCGNATQIKQSMTAIEAEMSGRKLPPLITAEVDRGIALPAAAAKSGARYRVELENGEVIDGRFTSPKGETALLAPIAEPGYHTLVINDHRTTLAVAPARCYTVDDAWRALQDDADNVNAPPLWGIAAQVYGLRRNGDGGVGDFTALASLATQAAKQGSHALAISPMHAMFTAEPNKCSPYSPSSRLFVNIAHIDPAAVLGAPAARAAIEKAGVADELAALEGLPLIDWPRLMQARVAVLRALFDGFTRDDDSPFAKDFASFVEKGGRALEDHARFEALQAEQIAQNGEGHWRNWPEELRDPRSEAVAAFAEANRREVDFYLFTQWLAAKGLAHAQHAARDAGMAVGLVADLAVGCDSAGSHAWSYRDDMLTGVSVGAPPDLFNQAGQSWGLTTFSPRAMRMQGFAAFIDMLRAAFAHAGGIRIDHILGLRRLWLVPEGESAKDGAYLRYPFEDLLRLIALESWRHRAIVVGEDLGTVPPGFSERLQEQGLLGIRVLWFERAQDGEGFKPPGEWSNGVTATTTTHDLPTVNGWWHGEDIEWRSKIGQTMARADGRDPVEAAMEERGVDRGHLWQAFQEAGIAPKDVPPPPIDNAPVDEALAFVGMTPAPLVTYPLEDLLGLVEQPNLPGSIDEHPNWRRRLALPVDEMMNDDGFRDRLLAVESARKRAVRPDNSDTPTSETP, encoded by the coding sequence GTGACCGCTGCGAATCAAGGCAAAAGTAAGCGCCCACGCTCGCCGATCGAAACCCTCGCCGAGCGCGCGGGTTTCGAAGTCGAGTGGCAGGACGCGCACAAGAAGACGCAGCGCGTGCCGGAAAACACGCTGCGCATCCTGCTCGAGAAGCTCGGCCTGCCGTGCGGGAACGCCACGCAGATCAAGCAGAGCATGACCGCCATCGAAGCCGAAATGAGCGGCCGCAAGCTGCCGCCGCTGATCACCGCGGAAGTGGATCGCGGCATCGCGCTGCCGGCGGCGGCGGCCAAATCGGGCGCGCGTTATCGCGTCGAGCTGGAGAACGGCGAGGTCATCGACGGACGCTTCACGTCGCCCAAAGGCGAGACCGCGCTGCTCGCGCCGATTGCAGAGCCGGGCTATCACACGCTCGTGATCAACGACCACCGCACGACGCTCGCCGTCGCACCGGCGCGCTGCTACACGGTCGATGACGCATGGCGCGCGTTGCAGGACGACGCGGACAATGTGAACGCCCCGCCGCTCTGGGGCATCGCCGCGCAAGTATATGGATTGCGCCGCAACGGCGACGGCGGCGTGGGCGACTTCACCGCGCTCGCGTCGCTTGCGACACAGGCGGCGAAGCAAGGCAGCCACGCGCTCGCCATCAGCCCGATGCACGCCATGTTCACCGCCGAGCCGAACAAGTGCAGTCCGTACTCGCCGTCGTCGCGGCTCTTCGTCAACATCGCGCATATCGATCCCGCCGCCGTGCTCGGCGCGCCGGCTGCGCGCGCCGCGATCGAGAAAGCCGGCGTCGCCGATGAACTCGCTGCGCTTGAAGGACTGCCGCTGATCGACTGGCCGCGTTTGATGCAAGCGCGCGTGGCCGTGTTGCGCGCCCTCTTCGACGGCTTCACCCGAGACGACGATTCGCCCTTCGCAAAGGACTTCGCATCGTTCGTCGAGAAAGGCGGGCGCGCGCTCGAAGACCACGCACGCTTCGAGGCGCTGCAAGCCGAACAGATCGCGCAGAACGGCGAAGGCCACTGGCGCAATTGGCCCGAGGAACTGCGCGATCCGCGCAGCGAAGCGGTGGCCGCGTTCGCCGAGGCGAATCGGCGCGAAGTGGACTTCTATCTCTTCACACAGTGGCTGGCGGCCAAGGGACTCGCGCACGCCCAGCACGCCGCGCGCGATGCGGGCATGGCGGTCGGTCTCGTGGCGGATCTCGCGGTCGGTTGCGACAGCGCGGGCAGTCACGCGTGGTCGTATCGCGACGACATGCTGACGGGCGTATCCGTCGGCGCGCCGCCCGACCTCTTCAATCAGGCCGGGCAATCGTGGGGCCTCACGACGTTCTCGCCGCGCGCCATGCGGATGCAGGGCTTCGCCGCGTTCATCGACATGCTGCGCGCCGCGTTCGCGCACGCGGGCGGCATTCGCATCGATCATATTCTCGGGCTGCGCCGGCTATGGCTCGTGCCCGAAGGCGAGAGTGCGAAAGACGGCGCGTATCTGCGCTATCCCTTCGAAGATCTGCTGCGGCTGATCGCGCTGGAATCGTGGCGGCATCGCGCGATCGTGGTCGGCGAAGATCTGGGCACCGTGCCGCCGGGCTTCAGCGAGCGTTTGCAGGAGCAGGGTTTGCTAGGCATCCGTGTACTCTGGTTCGAACGTGCTCAGGATGGCGAAGGATTCAAGCCGCCGGGCGAGTGGAGCAACGGCGTGACTGCAACGACGACGACGCACGACCTGCCGACCGTCAACGGATGGTGGCACGGCGAAGACATCGAATGGCGCTCGAAGATCGGCCAGACGATGGCGCGCGCCGATGGCCGCGACCCGGTCGAGGCGGCGATGGAAGAACGCGGCGTGGATCGCGGGCATCTGTGGCAGGCGTTTCAGGAAGCCGGCATCGCGCCGAAGGACGTGCCGCCGCCGCCGATCGACAACGCGCCCGTGGACGAAGCGTTGGCCTTCGTCGGCATGACGCCTGCGCCGCTCGTCACGTATCCGCTCGAAGATTTGCTCGGACTCGTGGAGCAGCCGAATCTGCCCGGCTCCATCGACGAACATCCGAACTGGCGGCGGCGTCTCGCGCTGCCGGTGGACGAGATGATGAACGACGATGGGTTCCGCGACCGCCTGCTCGCCGTCGAATCAGCCCGCAAGCGCGCCGTGCGCCCTGACAACTCAGACACCCCCACATCCGAAACACCATGA
- the treZ gene encoding malto-oligosyltrehalose trehalohydrolase, with translation MSERPIDPHQQQHAHCLPFGAHLTGAAGDNPRTRFRFWAPSRDHVQVEIERPGSTTPDLVDMQAAGDGWFEAEADGGAGTLYRYRLDADLAVPDPASRFQPQDVHGPSEVVDPRAYRWTNTNWHGRPWEETVLYELHVGAMGGYAGVTARLPELAQLGITAIELMPLNDFSGTRNWGYDGVLPYAPDSAYGRPEELKQLIDTAHGLGLMVFLDVVYNHFGPDGNYLHAYAKTFFREGVNTPWGPAIDFERPQVRDFFFDNALYWLNEYRFDGLRLDAVHAINDDEWLRELADRVRSSVEAGRHVHLVLENEHNTASLLENHFNAQWSDDAHNTLHVLLTGENESYYGAYAEEPIQKLARVLSEGFVYQGDPSPIHDGAPRGEPSGHLPPTAFVMFLQNHDQVGNRAMGDRLRALTDDESLYAATGLLLLSPQIPMLFMEEQYGSKQPFLFFTDYHDELADAVREGRRKEFAKFSAFTDEKRRAQIPDPNDKRTFEMSSPNIANKEDELDRLEWLHFYRSGLTVRAKLVTPRLKGAKALGANVLGEKALVARWKLGDGETLTIALNLADAPVQLSDAPQGKVIFETPPRAQDRTAEGELSGRTFVAWLTGEVNEYATAHDARRFEPTEGQRS, from the coding sequence ATGTCCGAACGTCCGATCGATCCTCATCAGCAGCAACACGCGCATTGCCTTCCTTTCGGCGCGCACCTCACCGGCGCCGCGGGCGACAACCCTCGCACGCGCTTCCGCTTCTGGGCGCCCTCTCGCGACCACGTTCAAGTGGAGATTGAACGCCCCGGCAGCACGACGCCCGACCTCGTCGACATGCAGGCAGCCGGCGACGGATGGTTCGAAGCCGAAGCCGATGGCGGCGCTGGCACGCTGTATCGCTATCGACTCGATGCCGACCTCGCCGTACCCGATCCGGCATCGCGTTTTCAGCCGCAGGACGTGCACGGTCCGAGCGAAGTCGTCGATCCGCGCGCTTATCGCTGGACGAACACCAACTGGCACGGCCGGCCGTGGGAAGAGACCGTGCTGTACGAACTGCACGTCGGCGCGATGGGCGGCTATGCGGGCGTCACGGCGCGCTTGCCGGAACTCGCGCAGCTCGGCATCACGGCCATCGAACTGATGCCGCTCAACGACTTCTCCGGCACGCGCAACTGGGGCTATGACGGCGTGCTGCCGTATGCGCCGGACTCGGCGTATGGCCGCCCCGAAGAGTTGAAGCAGTTGATCGACACCGCGCACGGCTTGGGTCTCATGGTCTTTCTCGATGTCGTCTATAACCATTTCGGCCCGGACGGCAATTATCTGCACGCCTACGCGAAGACGTTCTTCCGCGAAGGCGTGAACACGCCGTGGGGTCCGGCAATCGACTTCGAACGTCCGCAAGTGCGCGACTTCTTTTTCGACAACGCACTGTACTGGCTCAACGAGTACCGTTTCGACGGCCTGCGCCTCGATGCGGTGCACGCCATCAACGACGACGAATGGCTGCGCGAACTCGCGGACCGCGTGCGCAGTTCCGTTGAAGCGGGACGTCACGTGCATCTCGTGCTGGAGAATGAGCACAACACGGCGAGCCTGCTGGAGAATCACTTCAACGCGCAGTGGAGCGACGACGCGCACAACACGCTGCACGTTCTGCTCACGGGCGAGAACGAAAGCTACTACGGCGCGTATGCGGAAGAGCCCATCCAGAAGCTCGCGCGTGTGCTGTCCGAAGGCTTCGTGTATCAGGGCGATCCGTCGCCGATCCACGATGGCGCGCCGCGCGGCGAGCCGAGCGGCCACTTGCCGCCCACGGCCTTCGTCATGTTCCTGCAGAATCACGATCAGGTCGGCAATCGCGCAATGGGCGATCGGCTGCGCGCGCTGACCGACGACGAATCGCTCTATGCGGCCACGGGCCTCTTGCTGCTTTCGCCGCAAATCCCGATGCTTTTCATGGAAGAGCAATACGGCTCGAAGCAGCCGTTCCTGTTCTTCACCGACTATCACGATGAGCTGGCCGACGCCGTGCGCGAAGGGCGTCGCAAGGAATTCGCGAAGTTCTCCGCGTTCACGGATGAAAAGCGCCGCGCGCAGATTCCCGATCCGAACGACAAGCGCACCTTCGAAATGTCGTCGCCGAACATCGCGAACAAGGAAGACGAACTCGATCGCCTCGAATGGCTGCATTTCTATCGCTCGGGGCTGACGGTGCGCGCGAAGCTCGTCACGCCGCGTCTGAAGGGCGCGAAGGCGCTCGGGGCGAACGTGCTGGGCGAGAAGGCGCTCGTTGCGCGCTGGAAGCTGGGCGACGGCGAGACGCTCACCATCGCGCTGAATCTGGCCGATGCGCCCGTCCAACTCTCGGATGCGCCGCAAGGCAAGGTGATCTTCGAGACGCCGCCGCGCGCGCAGGATCGCACGGCAGAAGGCGAACTGAGCGGCCGCACGTTCGTCGCGTGGCTCACCGGCGAAGTGAACGAATACGCGACCGCGCACGACGCGCGCCGCTTCGAACCGACTGAAGGACAACGCTCGTGA
- the glgX gene encoding glycogen debranching protein GlgX, with translation MPNALPEKLLPGAPYPLGANWDGLGVNFAVFSSNAHRIEVCLFDSTGRKELMRFDLPECTDEIWHGYLPGAHPGTVYGFRAHGPYQPQQGHRFNPHKLLLDPYAKKLVGPWRWSDALFGYRVHSNRLDMSMDRRDSAPAMPKCIVTDDAFDWSRDVRPDTPWGETIIYETHVRGASMMRSDIRQHERGTFAALSSPWFIEHLQKLGITAVEFLPVHAFLNDRFLVERGLRNYWGYNTAAFFAPEPTYLSTHRLNEMRIAVRQLHAAGIEVILDVVYNHTCEGSELGPTLSWRGLDNASYYRLIPGDERHYINETGCGNTVNLSHPRVLQMVMDSLRYWCTAFNIDGFRFDLGVTLGREGHGFDPGSGFFDAIRQDPILSTRKLISEPWDIGPDGYQVGNHPPGFAEWNDKFRDGVRRFWRGDAGMRPDLAARLTGSAELFNRRFRKPWASVNFVASHDGFTLADVTAYTHKHNEANQEGNNDGHNENCSANWGVEGPTDDPAILDIRARLARSMIATTLLSLGTPMILGGDEFLRTQRGNNNAYCQDNELSWMDWDAAKSPRGVEMTEFVARVIALRKKYPVLRETRFLYGDREVLPGLYDVSWFDERGNALAIEAWQDPEGRALTLRRAGPGIDSEIDVILIMINGSASKLAFAPPAPHLEWNVLLDSAEPDAVERPLVGSELQLEAHSIVVLLAQPSGEADWQAVWMAGAHQGPRLLTALPPDPGTLPSYRPPEIDSTE, from the coding sequence ATGCCGAACGCACTCCCCGAGAAGTTGCTCCCGGGCGCTCCGTACCCGCTCGGAGCCAACTGGGACGGTTTAGGCGTCAACTTCGCCGTGTTCTCGTCGAATGCCCACCGCATCGAGGTGTGTCTCTTCGACAGCACCGGCCGCAAGGAGCTGATGCGCTTCGACCTGCCCGAATGCACCGACGAAATATGGCACGGCTATCTGCCCGGCGCGCATCCCGGCACCGTGTACGGCTTTCGCGCGCACGGGCCGTATCAGCCGCAGCAAGGGCATCGTTTCAATCCGCACAAGCTGCTCCTCGATCCGTACGCGAAGAAACTCGTCGGCCCGTGGCGATGGTCCGATGCGCTCTTCGGTTATCGCGTGCATTCGAACCGGCTCGATATGTCCATGGACCGCCGCGATTCCGCGCCCGCCATGCCCAAGTGCATCGTCACCGACGACGCCTTCGACTGGTCCCGCGACGTGCGTCCCGATACGCCCTGGGGCGAAACCATCATCTACGAAACGCACGTGCGCGGCGCATCGATGATGCGCAGCGACATTCGTCAGCACGAACGCGGCACCTTCGCGGCGCTCTCCTCGCCGTGGTTCATCGAGCACTTGCAGAAGCTCGGCATCACCGCCGTCGAGTTTCTGCCGGTGCATGCGTTCCTGAACGACCGCTTTCTCGTCGAGCGCGGCCTGCGCAATTACTGGGGCTATAACACTGCCGCGTTCTTCGCGCCCGAGCCCACGTATCTGTCGACGCATCGGCTCAATGAAATGCGCATCGCGGTGCGGCAACTGCACGCGGCAGGCATCGAAGTGATACTCGATGTCGTCTACAACCACACGTGCGAAGGCAGCGAACTCGGCCCGACGCTATCGTGGCGCGGCCTCGACAACGCCAGCTACTATCGTCTGATTCCGGGCGACGAGCGGCACTACATCAACGAGACGGGTTGCGGCAACACCGTGAACCTCTCGCATCCGCGCGTGCTGCAAATGGTGATGGATTCGCTGCGCTACTGGTGCACGGCGTTCAACATCGACGGCTTCCGCTTCGATCTCGGCGTCACGCTCGGGCGCGAAGGCCACGGCTTCGATCCGGGTTCCGGCTTCTTCGACGCCATTCGGCAGGACCCGATTCTCTCCACGCGCAAGCTCATTTCCGAGCCATGGGATATCGGGCCGGACGGCTATCAGGTGGGTAATCATCCGCCGGGGTTCGCGGAATGGAACGACAAGTTCCGCGACGGCGTGCGCCGCTTCTGGCGCGGCGACGCTGGCATGCGGCCCGACCTCGCTGCGCGTCTCACCGGTTCGGCGGAGCTTTTCAACCGGCGCTTTCGCAAGCCGTGGGCATCGGTGAATTTTGTCGCGTCGCATGACGGCTTCACGCTCGCGGACGTCACCGCCTATACGCACAAGCACAACGAAGCGAATCAGGAAGGCAACAACGACGGCCACAACGAGAATTGCAGCGCGAACTGGGGCGTCGAAGGTCCGACCGACGATCCGGCGATCCTCGACATCCGCGCGCGTCTCGCGCGCTCGATGATCGCCACAACGTTGCTCTCGCTCGGCACGCCGATGATTCTCGGCGGCGACGAATTCCTTCGCACGCAGCGCGGCAATAACAACGCATATTGCCAGGACAACGAGTTGTCGTGGATGGACTGGGACGCCGCAAAGAGCCCGCGCGGCGTGGAAATGACGGAGTTCGTCGCGCGCGTGATCGCACTGCGAAAAAAGTACCCGGTGCTCCGCGAAACGCGCTTTCTCTACGGCGACCGCGAAGTGCTGCCGGGCCTTTACGACGTGAGCTGGTTCGACGAACGCGGCAACGCGCTCGCCATCGAAGCGTGGCAAGACCCCGAAGGCCGCGCGCTCACATTGCGTCGCGCAGGGCCGGGCATCGACAGCGAAATCGACGTCATCCTCATCATGATCAACGGCTCGGCGAGCAAGCTCGCGTTCGCGCCGCCCGCGCCGCACTTGGAATGGAACGTGCTGCTAGACAGCGCGGAGCCTGACGCCGTCGAACGGCCGCTCGTCGGCAGCGAATTGCAACTGGAAGCGCACAGCATCGTCGTGTTGCTCGCGCAGCCGTCCGGCGAAGCCGACTGGCAGGCCGTATGGATGGCGGGCGCGCATCAGGGCCCGCGTCTCCTGACTGCGCTGCCGCCGGACCCCGGCACGTTGCCATCGTACCGGCCGCCCGAGATCGATTCGACGGAGTAG